The DNA sequence GGGGCGGGTATCTGCGAATGGAACTGACGATATGCTCCAAATTAGCAGGTAGGAGCCTATCGCCAATGTGAGCATGAGACCGTATTTCTTAAATCCCTCCATGTCGGAAAGCGAGATCGCCCCTCCGAATCGCCCGATCATAGCTCCGCCCCAGTAGAAGGCCAGATAGTTTTTGGCGATGGATTCATCCAGCCCTGCGATATCTGGAAGCCCGAGATAATTGATCACAAAACTCCCCACGGTAACCTCACCTCCCACATACATGAAAATCGCCAAGATCCCGAGCACCAAATGACGATGCTTGAGGACTTCCCGTGGATTTCCTGCAAGTCCCTCGTTGTGGAAGACCGGAAGAGAAATACGGGAGATCAGCAGCGCCATCAGCAGGAAGATTCCCCCAAAGGCCAAGTAGGGAATCTTGACAGAATCGCCGCCTGCCTCCGGAGAGAACAGATACTCAAACACTAGATAGCCACCGATAATGGGTGCAAGCGTCGTACCCAGAGAATTGAAGGCTTGCGCGAGATTGAGTCGTGAAGAACTGCTGGATTCAGGCCCGAGAATCGTCACGTACGGATTGGCCGCGATCTGAAGCAACGTAAAACCCAACCCCAGAATGAATAACGCCCCAAGAAATAACCCATACACGCCAAATTGAGCCGCAGGAAAAAAGAGCAGGCACCCGACAGCCGCAATGATCAGACCGAGTACGATACCCCATTTGTAGCCGATCCGCCGGATGGGATCGCCACTCCGCATGGCCAGCAGAAAGTACCCCACCGACCCCAGAAAATAGGCCCCAAAAAAAGCAAACTGAACCAGCATGGCCTGCCAATAGGCGAGATCAAACAAATCCTTGAGATACGGAATGAGGATGTCATTCATGCAGGTCAGGAATCCCCACATGAAAAACAGGGAGACCAGCACCGAAAATGGGCGAAGGTGTGTACGTGAATTCATGGAGTCGGAAGTTGAGGGGTGATGAGCATGGCGGGACTGGTTTCATAGCCATATCGTTGCGCTTTGACTATCAGGGAATCCGTAAGGGGAATCGGGCCCTGGTAGATTTCCCAGCGGAGATGATCACTCGTGCGATAGGCGATGGTGGCTCCCTCAGTAGCACAAGTGAGCGTCACCTGGTCATGCTGAATGTCATAGGTTGGGGTTTCTGTAATCGGCTGTGTGCCGCCCGGCCAAGCACGTTCGGCTTGAAGCCTTTCGTCCTCGTCTTCGAGGTCGTGGAATTCTGCTTGCCAATCCACCAAGGCTTGGTGCATGGCAGTTTTCACCGAATCAAGCGCAGGCAATTCTATCAGGTTGTGCAATTCGTAGGGATCGGACATCAGGTCGTAAAGTTCTGCTTGCGGCTTGACATCGGCCAACCATTGGGCTTGTGGCCCTACCAATTGACCCGCTTGATGAAGCTGGAGAATTTCCGCCATCAGGGGCATTTGCTCCAAAAAGGTGATCGGCTGTTGGTAAGGGGTTTCGGGCTGGTAATTGAAGATGTATTTGTAGCGATCTGAGCGAATGGCCCGACGGGTGTCATAACGGTTGTCCATTCGGTCTCGGCCTGCGAAAATGTACGCTCGGGGAGTCTCGCTCAAGGTTTCGAGCAAATCTTCCCCATGCATCCAATCTGGCTTGGAAATACCCGCCAAGGCCAGAACCGTCGGCGCCAAGTCGATGAAACTCACCAGATCGGTGCGGCGCGCAGGTTGTGCGGGAAATTGGTCCCGATAGGCTTCCGGGATATGGATGACCAGCGGCGAATGAATCCCCGAGTCATAGATCCAGCGCTTCCCACGTGGAAGGCAATCTCCATGATCGCTCATGAAGAAGACGATGGTATTTTCCAGCAAGCCATCTGCCTCCAGATCTGCCATGAGTCTGCCGACCTGATGGTCCATTCGACTGATGTTGTCATACAGTCTGGCAATGTGGGATCTGCTCGTTTCAGTATCAGGTAAGTAGGGCGGAACCATGACTCGGGCAGGATCTACCTTGGGACTTCCCAGCAGCGGCGGACGGTTCAGGACATCGGGTGCCAATGTGAGGGTATCGAGATCAAAATCTTGGTAAAACCGGGATTTGGTGCTGTCTGGCCAAATGTTGATCTCGTGAGTAATCTCGAAAGTGGCGTACACGAAAAAGGGTTTATCCTGATCTGCCTCCTTGCGGTGTCGCCAATGCGGATCATCCGAAACCTCATCCCAGATGGTAAAAGGCTCTCCAAATTGATAGTCTGTCTTCCGGTACGTTGAGGTCCAATAACCCACACTTCTCAACAACTCTGGGAAGGCCTTCACATCTGGCGGGGGAACCGCCGAATACCTCGGAAAGCCCGGCATGGGGATCACGCTTTTTTGCTGGCGCATGTGCTGGGTGCCAATGGAGGTTGGATAGCAGCCCGTGATGATCCCCGAGCGACTCGGTGCACAGACGCCCGATACGGTGAAGGCACGTTCAAATACCACTCCCCGCTCGGCGAGTGCTGAAATGTGCGGGGTTGTTGCCAATGAATCTCCATAGAAATCAAACCTTGGGCTGACATCCTCAGCCACCAGCCACAGGATATTGGGGGGAGGAAGCGGAACAGACTGGGAAGGCTCGGAGAGTTGGCAACTCGTGAGACCTGCCAGCATTGCCAGAAAGCCTGAACAGGCGATCTGTCTGCGTCTCTTTCTGAAAAATGGGATCATGGAGTAGAAGATTGAATCAATGTGATGGAGTGAGGCGGAAGGGTGAGCACTTGGGAAATGGGACTAGATTCGCCCTCGATTTCAGCCATCCCGGACAGGTAGGTGCCCAGCGAAGCCTGATATTGCCGATAAGAACTTCCTGCCAGATCATGTCCGGAAGTCTCAATTTTCACAGCGTTATATCCGGCATTGATCAGCAGTCGCCTATCCGAGGTGCCTCCCGAGAAATGCCATCCCATGAGGGCTTGGACCTTTTGTCCGCGGTCATCCTGCAACCAGATTTGCTTGCTGAATTCCATCGGAGCCGCTTGGGTACAACCCCTGATGGCCCGGGCAAATAAATGGGTCGCAGCACCACTGGCGGAAAGTGTCCATGCCGTGGAGGAGACTGGCTGATGGCGGATGTGGGACAACCCTTCGGTATCTGTGTAAATCTGCGGAAACAAGGTCCCCGTGATATTGTGGATGCACAGCAGCTCAAATGGCCCGTGCAAAAATTGATCGTAATATCTGGCTGTAAACAACGCTTGAGCCCATGTTCCCCGAATCGCAGAATGATCGGCCCGCACATTGAATTCTGTGCACCATATCGGCAAGGAATCCGGGGCATCCATCATCCGATAAGTCGCTACGCTTCGGTCAACCGTGGAGAGCATGTTGGCCCAAGCTGCTGGATCTTGAAGCTGATCCAGTTCCCATTGCTGGCGAGCAACGGGATCTTTGGGAGCTTGACGGGTAGCAGTATGTGCATCCGCCTGGCCTTCTGTTCCTGCGGTGACGGATTCTTTTTCCCTTTGTCCATTTAATCCGAAAGGGCTGTACTTGTGAAAAATGACGGCATCGGCTTTCGGGCAATGTGCCAATGCTCTTGGCGTCCAGTCAGTGTGTCTGGGTTTGCGGCGAAGGTAATTGCCGAGAATACCGCATTGGGCTTGAGGAAATACAGATTTGATCGAATCGATCCATACCGCGCAGGTCTTGCCATAGTCCTCGGGCGTGGGATACACCCGAGATTCGAAGGGAAGGTTGAAGTACAATTCATTGCCCAATTCGACATAGGCAATCTCCAATCCCAGCGAGTCCGCCTTCCGAAGGTTTCGCATGGTATGAGCCAGATCTTGGCTGAGCATATTCACCATGAAAACAGGGGCTGCGCCGGTCTCACGTATGCCTTTGGCAAAATTCTCCAATGGATATCGGTTGGGACTTTCGGTAATGCCATTGGCCACAACCCATTTGATCATGGAACTATCTGGAACCGATGCATCGAGCCATCCTCGGTCCCAGTCCCAATAATTGCCGATGGTACCGCCCGGATAACGTACATTACCAGGCCCCAAAGTCTGGACCGCCACGACCAGAGAATCATGGTTCCAAGGATGATCGAGCCCCACCAAATTGCCATTGAGGCCGATCAGATCGGGATTGAGGGATTTGATTGGCCCATCCTTCCAGGTGATTTGGGCGGAGCAGTTGGAGAGCAAACCTAGCCACAAGAGGAGCAAGCCCATTCGCTTGGGGAAGGGGAAAAGTGTTGGAAGATTCATGTGATGATTTTGGAGCCCGTCCTGCTGGTGATTCCATCGAGATAGATTCGCAGGACGGCTAAATGGGGAGATTAAGGTACGGGCTGATCTTCCTCCTGCTTTTCGGTGGAGCGATTGATCCAAAAGGGAGCCGTCAACAACCATGTGCAGGTGCCCACCAGCATGGCCCGTTTGTAAAATTCCATGGAAACCGATTGCTGAAATACCAGCACGGTAGAGGCGAGCATGATGCCCAGTCCAGAATAAGACAGGATTTTGAGTCCCAATTTGATGGCGCGATTCATATGTGTAGCGTTTTTTCAGGTTTGGAAATCAGGCGAACCTGTAGATATGCGAGTGCCGGATACACCAGTGCAGCGATGATCCATCCCGGAACTGCGAGAAAAAAGAAGAAATCCACCTGCCAAATGAGATAGAGCAAATAACTGCTGGCCACGGCGATGACCCAGGTGCCAAGTACTGCCCAGTTGAAGCTCATCTGGCGGAGGGAAGCGAAATTCTGAGGGAGATTCCAGCGGGGAAAGAGGTAGACATCTACCAAGATCACTGCCCCCACGGGCGAGGCTAGGAGGGCGTAGAATCCCAGAAACTGGTCCAGTTTGCTCACGATCGCGGGGGAACAGGCCAAGGCCGTTGCAGTCAAGCCCACGATCAGCGTGATCTTCCAGCGCTTCAACTGAGGAAACAAACCCTGAATCGCCAACCCCGCACGGTAAATGGTCGGATTGGCCGTCGTCCACCCCGCAGCGACCACACAGATGGCACCTGCGATGCCCGCTCCCATGAAGGCAATCTCGCCGGGAGAGGGATTGGCATTCCCCGATTCCAAAGCCACCGCACACAGAATGCCCGATGCAATCCAAGCCATGAAGTGCCCGATGTACATCCCGAAACCTGAGGCAAGTCCATAGTGCGATTTCTTGGCATAGCGATAAATCGACATGTCGCTCAGGCCGATATGCATGGCGCTGTTACAGAGCCACGAGAAGATCATGATATGCCAAAAGGTATAGGGAGTTTGACCGGGCTGGGGCGTGCCTGTCCAAATTTTGGCCTCGGCTACTTCCCAGAATTGAGCGAAACTCGTGACGCCCAGCTCAGGCAATACTGCGATCCCCGCCGCTAGAAATACGAAGGGCATCCACGGCGCGAAAATGTTGGCGAATTTCGATACCCGATCGAACCCAAAGGTCGCCACGACGGCAATGACGATCCCGATAGCGAAGATGATCAGCACCCAAGCTGGACTCGTGGGGTACAGGTCCGTCAAGCCCGGCCCGTCTATTCCCGCCAAAAGTCCCACTGCCGAAGCGGAAACTCCGATCATGGCAGCAGCTGTCACGCAAAAAAGCAGGCCGTTGATCCCGTTGTAGATTTTGACCAATCCCGTTCCGCTGATCTTCTCTAGTTGATAGAAAATCGTCAGCCGGGTCTTCACGGCAATGGGTGCACAGACCAATGTCCAGCTGAGCGTCGCCAGCAAATTCCCGATTAGCAAGCCCCACAATACGTCGATCGCGGCTGCACCGTGGAGGACAAATAGCGGCCCGATTACAAATTCGGTTCCGGCAATGTGCTCGCCAGCCACCATCCCCACAAACTGCCGGAAGCCCTTGACTTCACCTTGGGGAATGGGTTCTCGCTCGTATTCGTTGACTTGATCTAGTTGCTGAGTAAGCGTAGCCTTTTTCGTTTCCATGAGGTAATTCGTTACCCTCGGAAATTGCGATTTCTGAAACTTGACTTACTGTGATTTTGCAAAAACAAAGAGAATACAGCCTGCAATCCAGCCTAATCATGTCATCCTGAACGGCCATAGCAGGTGCCACTGGCGATGGGGGCCGATTCAGGATCTCTTGGGGCACTATGGATTCTTTCCTCCCGAGATTCTGAATAAATCCCCAGCACTCAGGCCCGTCCTTCAGATTTTTCAGCATGACACAGGGGTGCAGCCTGCAATCCGGCCTAATCATGTCATCCTGAATGGCCATAGTTGGGGCCACTGGTGATGGGAGTCGATTCAGGATCTCTTTGGGCACTAGGCATACCTTCCTTCCGAGATTCTGAATAAATCCCCAGCACTCAGGCCCGTCCTTCAGATTTTTCAGAATGACACAGGGGTGCAGCTTTCAATCCAGCCTAATCATGTCATCCTGAACGGCCATAGCTGGTGCCACTGGTGATGGGGGCCGACTCAGGATCTCTTGGGGCACTAGGCATACCTTCCTCCCGAGATTCTGAATAAATCCCCAGCACTCAGGCCCGTCCTTCAGATTTTTCAGCATGACACAGGGGAGCAGCCTGCAATCCGGCCTAATCATGTCATCCTGAACGGCCATAGCTGGTGCCACTGGCGATGGGGGACGATTCAGGATCTCTTTGGGCACTATGCATTCATTCCTCCCGAGATTCTGAATAAATCCCCAGCACTCAGGCCCGTCCTTCAGATTTTTCAGAATGACACAGGGGAGCAGCTTTCAATTCGGCCTAATCATGTCATCCTGAACGGCCATAGCTGGGGCCACTGGCGATGGGGGCCGATTCAGGATCTCTTGGGGCACTATGCATTCATTCCTCCCGAGATTCTGAATAAATCCCCAGTACTCAGGCCCGTCCTTCAGATTTTTCAGAATGACACAGGGGTGCAGCCTGCAATCCAGCCTAATCATGTCATCCTGAACGGCCATAGCTGGTGCCACTGGCAATGGGGGCCGACTCAGGATCTCTTGGGGCACTAGGCATACCTTCCTCCCGAGATTCTGAATAAATCCCCAGCACTCAGGCCCGTCCTTCAGATTTTTCAGAATGACACAGGGGTGCAGCCTGCAATCCGGCCTAATCATGTCATCCTGAACGGCCATAGCTGTGGCCACTGGCGATGGGGGGCGATTCAGGATCTCTTGGGGCACTAGGCATACCTTCCTTCCGAGATTCTGAATAAATCCCCAGTACTCAGGCCCGTCCTTCAGATTTTTCAGCATGACACAGGGGAGCAGCCTGCAATCCAGCCTAATCATGTCATCCTGAACGGCCATAGCTGGTGCCACTGGCGCTGGGGGGCGATTCAGGATCTCTTTGGGCACTAGGCATACCTTCCTTCCGAGATTCTGAATAAATCCCCAGCACTCAGGCCCGTCCTTCAGATTTTTCAGCATGACACAGGGGAGCAGCCTGCAATCCGGCCTAATCATGTCATCCTGAACGGCCATAGCTGTGGCCACTGGCGATGGGGGCCGATTCAGGATCTCTTTGGGCACTATGTATTCATTCCTCCCAAGATTCTGAATAAATCCCCAGCACTCAGGCCCGTCCTTCAGATTTTTCAGCATGACACAGGGGTGCAGCCTGCAATCCAGCCTAATCATGTCATCCTGAACGGCCATAGCTGGGACAACTGGCGATGGGGGTCGATTCAGGATCTCTTGGGGCACTATGCATTCATTCCTCCTGAGATTCTGAATAAATCCCCAGCACTCAGGCCCGTCCTTCAGATTTTTCAGCATGACACAGGGGGGCAGCTTTCAATCCGGCCTAATCATGTCATCCTGAACGGCCATAGCAGGTGCCACTGGCGATGGGGGTCGATTCAGGATCTCTTGGGGCACTAGGCATTCCTTCCTCCCGAGATTCTGAATAAATCCCCAGCACTTAGGCCCGTCCTTCAGATTTTTCAGCATGACACAGGGGTGCAGCTTTCAATCCAGCCTAATCATGTCATCCTGAACGGCCATAGCTGGGGCCACTGGCGATGGGGGCCGACTCAGGATGACGTGTGGGGTGATAGGGATTTGGGCGTATCCCCGCGAGCTGGGCAGGACGGCATTCACTCGGCAAAAACGTCGCGGGGTCGGGCCCCTACAAGCTCGGGTACCCCTCGGTCTGTGATCTGGGGGCGATAGATCGCCGCCCCCAGATCACAGACTCCTCCTACGTCGGCCTTTCCGGACCCCTTACGCCGCTACAACCCGCCGCACAAGGAAAATTGAACATGGGTTCCGCATCACATAAGCTCGCGCTTTATGCCCTTGACTCGGCCTACCTAAAAGCCAGCTAGGACTTAATCATCGCTGGCGAAAGATGCTTCTTCTTGAACTGCGTGGGGGTCATTCCTACAAGCTTCTTGAAATTCACGTAGAAGACCGACTCGGAATTGAATCCGCTATCGACCGCCACGGCAAACACCGTGAGTTTTCGGCCTTCTTCGCTCAGGAGCAGCTTTTTGGCGTATTCGATTCGGTGCTCATTGACAAAGGCGCTGAATGATTTGCCGATGTACTCATTGAGCAATTTGGAGAGCAGGTAGGGCTGAATCTCCAATTGGGTGGCAAGGGCCTTTTCGTTGAGGTTGGCGTCGAGGAAAACCTGCTCTTGCTGGATCAATTTGTCCAATCGATTCAGGAAGAATTTGCCCTCGGGAAAATCCTTGTCATTCTTGGGCTTGACAAATGGGATGGCCTGCAATACCTGAGGATTCTTCAAAAGGAATACCCCCGTAATGGTGATGACAGACGCATTGATGATGATGAAGGTGAACTCAATCCCCAGTCGAACGGCTTCTTTGGCCTCCTGTCCGAGATTCTGGACGATGAGGGTGTGGTAGGCCAACATGAGGAATGCCACGAAGGTCCCCAACGCCATGAACCAGATCAGCATCCGGAGCCATAGCATGACCTTCTTCTGCTTGAGTTTCACAGCGGTTTCCTTGAGGCCTTGGACGTACTCCATGCTCTTGTACAGGAAGCCTCCTTTGTAGATGGTAATGAAGGCCAGTACGAAAATATGGAGGGCAGTGCCGAGATAGGAGGGGAAGCCAAAGTTCGGGGTGATTAAGGCAAATGCACTCAATCCGATCAAGGCGATTGCGGGAGGAAGGAAATACAGATAATCACGCCTCTGGAAACGATTCCCCAGCAGGCTGTTGATGTATAGGAACAGGAGAACGGGTTCAAGCAGATCGATCACATCCGGTAAGAAGAGAATGTGCGGAAGGACCGCCTTCCACAGCGTAAACCGCATGAGATATTGGACGAAGATCTTAAGGGAAACGGCAATGAAGTACAGAGACAGGTAGAGATTGATGCGGACGATTTTGACTGAAAAAATCGATACGCCCACAAGGAAACTCTGGATGATAGCCCAGGTGAAAATGGAGATTTTCATGTCTTCCCAAGAATTAAGCGAATAGGAATAGCCCAAATAGTAGAATGGTCCGTAGCAGAGAACCAGTATCTTTAAAAATAAACAATAATTATTGAATTTTGCTAATGATTGGAAATTTTAACTCAAAAATTAGGCAGGATCTCCACAACGGAAATCCTGCCTGTTTTTTTCTGCAACACGCAGTATGCGCGTCTATGAATGAATCGGGAAAATTTTCCACATTCAGCCTTCTCAAATAGTCGCGATTTGTCAGGAATGGGTGGATTTGACACGCTTCCTCATTCCTGAAATCTGCGCATTACAAGGGGCCGAAAATGAACTTCCAATCGATCCTAGTAATTGGGATTTTGAATCAAATTCGGATTGGCGATCCGCTCGGTAGAAGGAATCGGCAAATACTCATGCTTCCCCACCACGAATCCCGGCATCTGTGCAGGATCTGCGATGGCAGGCACATTGGACTTGCGAGACCAGCGTACCAAGTCAAACCACCGCTGGAATTCGAAGGTCAACTCCAATCTCCGCTCGATCACGACTCGCTCGAAGAACTCGTCCTGATTCAATCCAGATGGCAATTCGCTTACGGCTGCGCGTCGGCGTACTTCATTGATCGCCTCATAGGCATCTGCGGTCGGTCCGTTGACCTCGTTTTCAGCTTCAGCAAACAGGAGTAGCACTTCGGCATAACGCATGACGCGGACATTGACCGGAGAGTCCACAAATCGGTTGAAGAGCTGGCCTTCGCATCCTTTCCGGACGCCCAAGATGATGGGGTTGCCATCAGCATCGAGACGCTCGCCTGTACGGTCCCTCCATTGGCCAGAAGCAATCGGATCTTCGGCGATCGGATTCCAGTCGCCCCAGACATCTCCCGGACGCGCAATGGTGAATTTACGGCGGATGGTGTCTTCCTCTGGATACTGATTGAAGAAGTCATTTACCTCTACAGAAGGTACTCCATTGGCAAATCCGCGGATACGGGAAGGATTCAACGCAAAGGACATCCAGTTGCCTTCCGCTGTTTGAGCGCCATCTCGATCGGTAAATCCACGCCCGACATTATTGACAAACTGTACTTCAAAAAGCGACTCGGCATTGTTCTCATTTCCACGGGTGAAATTGTCTTGAAAGGCGACCAATTCGAAGGAGCCAAACGATCCATCGATGATTTGCTTCAAGGTCGCACTAGCCTCTGCATATTTTTGCTGATAAAGTTGCGCTTTTCCCAAGAATGCCTGCGCTGCACCTGCTGTAGCTCGGCCGATATTGGCACCCGTGTAGGAAGTGGGCAATGTGGCTGCCGCTGCTGCAAAATCTTGCTCGATCAAGGCATAGACTTCTGCCTCGCTATTGCGTTCTGGCTGGAAATATGCACCATCGAGGTCTCCGTCAAAAGGTTGTTCGTAGATGGGCACACCGCCATACATTCTGACTAGCTGGAAATAGTAGAATCCCCGCAGGAATTGAGCTTCCGCCAAGATCTGCTCTTTCTTGCCTGCTTCGAAAAGTGCATCCGAGATAGCTGGAACTTTTTCGAGGACTACATTGGCACGGTTGATCCCAGTGTAACAAGCTTCCCAAGCCTTGGGGATCAATTCCGCTGAGGTGGCATTGAAGTTGAATCCGGGGTATTCGGCCAGCTGAAACCCTCCACTGGTGATATCGAGATCTCCACTCATGAAACCGAGCAGATAGCGGAGGCGACGGTATAGGCCTTGGTACTGCAAGGGGGTGTAAGTCGCATCGATGGCCAACTGGGCATGTTCAGCGGTCTGGTAAAAATTGTCGCCACTCAGGTTGGTGAAGACATTGGCCTCGTCCAAATAGCTGGGACCACATCCCATTGGAGCTAGGCTGATCATCGCGACGGCGGCACATTTGCCGAGGAATGAATATATCTTTTTGTTCATTGTCTTGAAGTTGGGGGATTAGAATCCGAGCTGTACACCAAAGGAAATTCTGCGGGTCTGCGGATAGCCCACAGCGTCGATTCCGTTCAGGCCGATCTCTGGATCATAGCCTGTGTAGTTGGTGAAGGTCAACAGGTTTTGGCCTGCCATATAAACTCTTACTCGATCAATCGCAGTGGTCTTTTCCATCAACTCGGAAGAGAGGGTATAGCCCAACTGGAGGTTCTTCAAGCGGAGGTAGGAACCATCTTCCACGAAGAAGGAGGATACCAAATCGTTGTTGCTGTTGACGCTTGGAATGGCACGCGGAGTCGTAGTTGAAGGATTGCTTTCAGTCCATGCATCCAATACATTGGTGGAG is a window from the Pontibacter sp. G13 genome containing:
- a CDS encoding sugar MFS transporter → MNSRTHLRPFSVLVSLFFMWGFLTCMNDILIPYLKDLFDLAYWQAMLVQFAFFGAYFLGSVGYFLLAMRSGDPIRRIGYKWGIVLGLIIAAVGCLLFFPAAQFGVYGLFLGALFILGLGFTLLQIAANPYVTILGPESSSSSRLNLAQAFNSLGTTLAPIIGGYLVFEYLFSPEAGGDSVKIPYLAFGGIFLLMALLISRISLPVFHNEGLAGNPREVLKHRHLVLGILAIFMYVGGEVTVGSFVINYLGLPDIAGLDESIAKNYLAFYWGGAMIGRFGGAISLSDMEGFKKYGLMLTLAIGSYLLIWSISSVPFADTRPFLVVMAVNFGAFMLGQGQAGRTLGLFAILCLGLLFTTMFGTGSLAMWAILSIGLFNSIMWPNIFSLAIHGLGAAKSQGSSLLVMAILGGALIPVVQGWLADYLGVKASFWVPICCYAYIVYYGFWGSRNHLVEDPAEQSAATLGH
- a CDS encoding sulfatase-like hydrolase/transferase yields the protein MIPFFRKRRRQIACSGFLAMLAGLTSCQLSEPSQSVPLPPPNILWLVAEDVSPRFDFYGDSLATTPHISALAERGVVFERAFTVSGVCAPSRSGIITGCYPTSIGTQHMRQQKSVIPMPGFPRYSAVPPPDVKAFPELLRSVGYWTSTYRKTDYQFGEPFTIWDEVSDDPHWRHRKEADQDKPFFVYATFEITHEINIWPDSTKSRFYQDFDLDTLTLAPDVLNRPPLLGSPKVDPARVMVPPYLPDTETSRSHIARLYDNISRMDHQVGRLMADLEADGLLENTIVFFMSDHGDCLPRGKRWIYDSGIHSPLVIHIPEAYRDQFPAQPARRTDLVSFIDLAPTVLALAGISKPDWMHGEDLLETLSETPRAYIFAGRDRMDNRYDTRRAIRSDRYKYIFNYQPETPYQQPITFLEQMPLMAEILQLHQAGQLVGPQAQWLADVKPQAELYDLMSDPYELHNLIELPALDSVKTAMHQALVDWQAEFHDLEDEDERLQAERAWPGGTQPITETPTYDIQHDQVTLTCATEGATIAYRTSDHLRWEIYQGPIPLTDSLIVKAQRYGYETSPAMLITPQLPTP
- a CDS encoding helix-turn-helix domain-containing protein gives rise to the protein MKISIFTWAIIQSFLVGVSIFSVKIVRINLYLSLYFIAVSLKIFVQYLMRFTLWKAVLPHILFLPDVIDLLEPVLLFLYINSLLGNRFQRRDYLYFLPPAIALIGLSAFALITPNFGFPSYLGTALHIFVLAFITIYKGGFLYKSMEYVQGLKETAVKLKQKKVMLWLRMLIWFMALGTFVAFLMLAYHTLIVQNLGQEAKEAVRLGIEFTFIIINASVITITGVFLLKNPQVLQAIPFVKPKNDKDFPEGKFFLNRLDKLIQQEQVFLDANLNEKALATQLEIQPYLLSKLLNEYIGKSFSAFVNEHRIEYAKKLLLSEEGRKLTVFAVAVDSGFNSESVFYVNFKKLVGMTPTQFKKKHLSPAMIKS
- a CDS encoding RagB/SusD family nutrient uptake outer membrane protein — encoded protein: MNKKIYSFLGKCAAVAMISLAPMGCGPSYLDEANVFTNLSGDNFYQTAEHAQLAIDATYTPLQYQGLYRRLRYLLGFMSGDLDITSGGFQLAEYPGFNFNATSAELIPKAWEACYTGINRANVVLEKVPAISDALFEAGKKEQILAEAQFLRGFYYFQLVRMYGGVPIYEQPFDGDLDGAYFQPERNSEAEVYALIEQDFAAAAATLPTSYTGANIGRATAGAAQAFLGKAQLYQQKYAEASATLKQIIDGSFGSFELVAFQDNFTRGNENNAESLFEVQFVNNVGRGFTDRDGAQTAEGNWMSFALNPSRIRGFANGVPSVEVNDFFNQYPEEDTIRRKFTIARPGDVWGDWNPIAEDPIASGQWRDRTGERLDADGNPIILGVRKGCEGQLFNRFVDSPVNVRVMRYAEVLLLFAEAENEVNGPTADAYEAINEVRRRAAVSELPSGLNQDEFFERVVIERRLELTFEFQRWFDLVRWSRKSNVPAIADPAQMPGFVVGKHEYLPIPSTERIANPNLIQNPNY